Proteins encoded together in one Micromonospora auratinigra window:
- a CDS encoding GPGG-motif small membrane protein, translated as MSLLLWILAVVLVVAGVLALFRRQILWGVVLIIVGLLVGPGGVSIFT; from the coding sequence TTGAGCCTGCTTCTTTGGATTCTCGCAGTCGTACTGGTGGTCGCCGGCGTGCTCGCGCTGTTCCGGCGGCAGATCCTGTGGGGCGTCGTCCTCATCATCGTCGGCCTGCTGGTCGGCCCGGGTGGCGTCAGCATCTTCACCTGA
- a CDS encoding TspO/MBR family protein has protein sequence MTISGSVRRLGRARKWWALAGFGAAVTVAAAVGGLGVRGTQQEYADLQQPSWAPPSWLFGPVWTVLYALIAVAGWLVWRRVGWGPALWAWVVQLVLNAIWTPLFFGASRYGLAFAELVLMWLAIGATVLLFGRVSRPAAGLMLPYWAWVTFAGALNFAIWRLNG, from the coding sequence ATGACCATCTCGGGAAGCGTCCGCCGGCTCGGCCGGGCACGGAAGTGGTGGGCCCTGGCCGGCTTCGGCGCGGCGGTCACCGTGGCGGCGGCCGTCGGCGGGCTCGGCGTCCGCGGCACCCAGCAGGAGTACGCCGACCTCCAGCAGCCCTCCTGGGCCCCGCCGTCCTGGCTGTTCGGCCCGGTCTGGACGGTGCTCTACGCGCTGATCGCGGTCGCCGGCTGGCTGGTCTGGCGGCGGGTCGGCTGGGGGCCGGCGCTCTGGGCCTGGGTGGTCCAGCTGGTGTTGAACGCGATCTGGACCCCGCTCTTCTTCGGCGCCAGCCGGTACGGCCTGGCCTTCGCCGAGCTGGTCCTGATGTGGCTGGCCATCGGCGCGACGGTGCTGCTCTTCGGGCGGGTCTCCCGCCCCGCGGCCGGGCTGATGCTGCCCTACTGGGCCTGGGTCACCTTCGCCGGCGCATTGAACTTCGCCATCTGGCGCCTGAACGGCTGA
- a CDS encoding metallophosphoesterase family protein yields MVIRIAAVGDVHLDEDVVGRFRPALEELPDCADVLLLAGDLTRHGTESEARCVAQEFGDLGVPVLTVLGNHDHQCDQVPQVVKVLQDVGITVLEGTGIVLDTPGGRLGVAGVKGFGGGFAGRCASDFGEPEMKAFVQTTKDSADALGAALRGLDCDTLVALTHYSPVPDTLAGEPLEIYPFLGCYQLGQAIDSAPTALALHGHAHHGTERGTTPGGVRVRNVAHPVIKQAYSIFHLGDHLDRS; encoded by the coding sequence ATGGTGATCCGGATCGCCGCGGTCGGCGACGTGCACCTGGACGAGGACGTGGTGGGCCGGTTCCGGCCGGCCCTGGAGGAGCTGCCGGACTGCGCCGACGTGCTGCTGCTCGCCGGCGACCTCACCCGGCACGGCACCGAGTCCGAGGCCCGGTGCGTCGCGCAGGAGTTCGGCGACCTCGGGGTGCCGGTGCTCACCGTGCTCGGCAACCACGACCACCAGTGCGACCAGGTGCCGCAGGTGGTGAAGGTGCTCCAGGACGTCGGCATCACCGTGCTGGAGGGCACCGGCATCGTGCTGGACACCCCGGGCGGCCGGCTCGGCGTGGCCGGGGTGAAGGGCTTCGGCGGCGGCTTCGCCGGGCGCTGCGCCAGCGACTTCGGCGAGCCGGAGATGAAGGCGTTCGTGCAGACCACCAAGGACAGCGCGGACGCCCTCGGCGCGGCGCTGCGCGGGCTGGACTGCGACACGCTGGTCGCGCTGACCCACTACTCCCCCGTCCCGGACACTCTCGCCGGCGAGCCGCTGGAGATCTACCCGTTCCTCGGCTGCTACCAGCTCGGCCAGGCGATCGACTCGGCGCCCACCGCGCTGGCCCTGCACGGGCACGCCCACCACGGGACCGAACGGGGCACCACCCCGGGCGGGGTGCGGGTCCGCAACGTCGCCCACCCGGTGATCAAGCAGGCGTACAGCATCTTCCACCTGGGAGATCATCTCGACCGTTCATGA
- a CDS encoding M23 family metallopeptidase, translating to MRKRWFSLAAVGAVLVATLVPATPAMAAPTFKVPFPCNQSWSGQTRSDHSPAYAIDFNRTDDLGDPVVASAPGTVDRVTDLGGTSYGKYVRIDHGNGYTTYYAHLSSFNVSVGQTVGYGRVIGYVGSTGGSTGPHLHYEQRLNGNDIQARFNGALALYWGTKTYTSDNGCSGSNYGAGTVNTAGADLTVRSGPGTGYSAVGSVADGAKVTIYCQTSGTTVTGTYGTSSIWDRIGTGRYISDAYVYTGYDGYIPGVPRC from the coding sequence ATGCGTAAGCGGTGGTTCAGCCTCGCGGCCGTCGGTGCGGTCCTCGTGGCGACCCTGGTGCCGGCGACCCCGGCCATGGCGGCGCCGACCTTCAAGGTCCCCTTCCCGTGCAACCAGTCCTGGTCCGGTCAGACCCGGTCCGACCACAGCCCGGCGTACGCCATCGACTTCAACCGCACCGACGACCTCGGCGACCCGGTGGTGGCCAGCGCCCCCGGCACCGTCGACCGGGTGACCGACCTCGGCGGCACCAGCTACGGCAAGTACGTCCGGATCGACCACGGCAACGGCTACACCACGTACTACGCCCACCTGAGCAGCTTCAACGTCTCGGTCGGGCAGACCGTCGGCTACGGCAGGGTGATCGGCTACGTCGGCAGCACCGGCGGCTCGACCGGCCCGCACCTGCACTACGAGCAGCGCCTCAACGGCAACGACATCCAGGCGCGGTTCAACGGCGCGCTCGCCCTCTACTGGGGCACCAAGACCTACACCAGCGACAACGGCTGCTCCGGCTCGAACTACGGCGCCGGCACGGTGAACACCGCCGGGGCGGACCTGACCGTCCGCTCCGGCCCCGGCACCGGCTACTCGGCGGTCGGCTCGGTCGCCGACGGCGCCAAGGTGACCATCTACTGCCAGACCAGCGGCACCACGGTGACCGGCACGTACGGCACCAGCTCGATCTGGGACCGGATCGGCACCGGCCGGTACATCTCCGACGCGTACGTGTACACCGGCTACGACGGCTACATCCCCGGCGTACCCCGCTGCTGA
- a CDS encoding dTMP kinase, with protein MVRSRRVRRGGARLRAVALIGIDGSGKTTQAHRLAEALTAVGHPATYHRNAGGRRWLGRIAQRLGRSDAQRLVGRDGLLAVESVLRWLAIALALLSCLLTGRTAVMDRYAACQYASIRAHGGQRWERLARAGYRVFPPPRVTFLLAVDPAEAYRRIERRGTDHESMQWLTAAATAYRTLPEYAGFVVVDANGSPDEVSRRIRAHLSEWFPDGTGWPTGDAGPSPDDAGAGRDGPVPARARP; from the coding sequence GTGGTGAGGTCACGACGGGTGCGGCGCGGTGGGGCCCGACTGCGCGCCGTCGCCCTGATCGGTATCGACGGATCGGGCAAGACCACCCAGGCCCACCGGCTCGCCGAGGCGCTCACCGCCGTCGGCCACCCCGCCACCTACCACCGCAACGCCGGCGGCCGCCGCTGGCTCGGCCGCATCGCGCAACGCCTCGGTCGATCGGATGCCCAGCGCCTGGTCGGCCGCGACGGCCTGCTCGCGGTCGAGTCGGTGCTGCGCTGGCTCGCCATCGCCCTCGCCCTGCTGAGCTGCCTGTTGACCGGCCGGACGGCGGTGATGGACCGCTACGCCGCCTGCCAGTACGCCAGCATCCGGGCGCACGGCGGGCAGCGCTGGGAGCGGTTGGCCCGGGCCGGCTACCGGGTCTTCCCGCCGCCCCGGGTCACCTTCCTGCTCGCCGTCGACCCGGCCGAGGCGTACCGGCGCATCGAGCGGCGCGGCACCGACCACGAGAGCATGCAGTGGCTCACCGCCGCCGCCACCGCCTACCGCACCCTGCCCGAGTACGCCGGCTTCGTGGTGGTGGACGCGAACGGCTCGCCCGACGAGGTGTCCCGCCGGATCCGCGCCCATCTCAGCGAGTGGTTCCCCGACGGCACCGGGTGGCCCACCGGCGACGCCGGCCCCTCCCCGGACGACGCCGGCGCGGGGCGGGACGGCCCGGTGCCCGCTCGGGCCCGACCGTAG
- a CDS encoding MurR/RpiR family transcriptional regulator gives MAKSPKISASHEPGGLIVHISGLLPSLSPAEQRVARLVVADPADAARRTITDLATSAETSEATVIRFCRSVGMDGYPQLRIRLAAEAARRIEPPDARVVGGDIPPGADLAQIIATIAFNDARAVEETAEQLDPAVCEQVVEAIGAAGRIDVYGAGASGFVASDFQQKLHRIGRTAFYFPDVHTALTSAALLGRGDVAVGISHTGTTSDVIEVLEQARARGATTVALTNFPRSPITEVADHVLTTAARETTYRSGATASRLAQLTVVDCLFVGVAARSRARTKKALEATAEAVQSHRVGSGRRRG, from the coding sequence GTGGCGAAGAGTCCGAAGATTTCTGCGAGTCACGAGCCGGGTGGACTGATCGTCCACATCAGTGGCCTGCTCCCGTCGCTGTCCCCGGCCGAGCAGCGGGTCGCCCGACTGGTCGTCGCCGATCCGGCGGATGCCGCCCGGCGCACCATCACCGACCTCGCCACCTCCGCCGAGACCTCGGAGGCCACCGTCATCCGGTTCTGCCGGTCGGTGGGCATGGACGGCTATCCCCAGCTGCGGATCCGGCTCGCCGCCGAGGCCGCCCGCCGGATCGAGCCGCCGGACGCCCGGGTGGTGGGCGGCGACATCCCGCCCGGCGCGGACCTGGCGCAGATCATCGCGACGATCGCCTTCAACGACGCCCGGGCGGTCGAGGAGACCGCCGAGCAGCTCGACCCGGCGGTCTGCGAGCAGGTGGTCGAGGCGATCGGCGCGGCCGGCCGGATCGACGTCTACGGCGCCGGCGCCAGTGGTTTCGTCGCCTCCGACTTCCAGCAGAAGCTGCACCGCATCGGGCGCACCGCCTTCTACTTCCCCGACGTGCACACCGCGCTCACCTCGGCCGCGCTGCTCGGCCGGGGCGACGTCGCGGTCGGCATCTCGCACACCGGCACCACCTCCGACGTGATCGAGGTGCTGGAGCAGGCCCGCGCCAGGGGCGCCACCACCGTGGCGCTGACCAACTTCCCGCGCTCGCCGATCACCGAGGTCGCCGACCACGTGCTCACCACCGCCGCCCGGGAGACCACCTACCGCTCCGGGGCGACCGCCAGCCGGCTGGCCCAGCTCACCGTCGTCGACTGCCTCTTCGTGGGGGTGGCGGCGCGCAGCCGGGCCAGGACCAAGAAGGCCCTGGAGGCGACAGCCGAGGCGGTCCAGTCGCACCGGGTGGGCTCCGGCCGGAGGCGGGGATGA
- a CDS encoding carbohydrate ABC transporter permease — protein sequence MEFDFAAEQPKFLMLMYGLIAFVAVVGGLLLLLDVVPAWFARRREAQLVAASASGAPLPRRRKPREGVFALFFLLPTLLLLTIGLVVPAIRTTLLSFMDAGSNDWVGLQNYGWMFSEDSIIRVLLNTLIWVLLVPLVATGFGLLYAVMVDKARFEAVAKSLIFLPMAISFVGASIIWKFVYAYRGDDQDQIGLLNQIVVSLGGEPKQWLLESPLNTFLLIVIMVWIQAGFAMVVLSAAIKAIPADIVEAARLDGTTPWQMFWRITMPSIRPALIVVVVTLSIATLKVFDIVRTATNGNYDTSVIANEMYNQAFRYGQNGQGSALAVFLFVLVIPIVIYQIRNLRQQREG from the coding sequence ATGGAGTTCGACTTCGCGGCGGAACAGCCGAAGTTCCTCATGCTGATGTACGGGCTGATCGCTTTCGTCGCGGTGGTGGGCGGTCTGCTGCTGCTTCTCGACGTGGTGCCGGCCTGGTTCGCCCGCCGCCGGGAGGCGCAGCTCGTCGCGGCCTCCGCCAGCGGCGCCCCGCTGCCCCGCCGGCGCAAGCCACGGGAGGGCGTCTTCGCGCTCTTCTTCCTGCTGCCGACGCTGCTGCTGCTCACCATCGGGCTGGTGGTGCCGGCGATCCGCACCACGCTGCTCTCCTTCATGGACGCGGGCAGCAACGACTGGGTGGGCCTGCAGAACTACGGTTGGATGTTCTCCGAGGACTCGATCATCCGGGTCCTGCTCAACACCCTGATCTGGGTGCTCCTGGTGCCGCTGGTGGCCACCGGGTTCGGCCTGCTCTACGCGGTGATGGTGGACAAGGCGCGGTTCGAGGCGGTCGCCAAGTCGCTGATCTTCCTGCCGATGGCCATCTCGTTCGTCGGCGCCAGCATCATCTGGAAGTTCGTCTACGCCTACCGGGGCGACGACCAGGACCAGATCGGCCTGCTCAACCAGATCGTGGTCAGCCTCGGCGGCGAGCCGAAGCAGTGGCTGCTCGAATCGCCGCTGAACACCTTCCTGCTGATCGTGATCATGGTGTGGATCCAGGCCGGTTTCGCCATGGTGGTGCTCTCCGCCGCGATCAAGGCCATCCCGGCCGACATCGTCGAGGCGGCCCGGCTCGACGGGACCACGCCCTGGCAGATGTTCTGGCGGATCACCATGCCGAGCATCCGGCCGGCGCTGATCGTGGTGGTGGTGACGCTCTCGATCGCCACGCTCAAGGTCTTCGACATCGTCCGGACCGCCACCAACGGCAACTACGACACCAGCGTCATCGCCAACGAGATGTACAACCAGGCGTTCCGCTACGGCCAGAACGGGCAGGGTTCCGCGCTGGCGGTCTTCCTCTTCGTCCTGGTGATCCCGATCGTGATCTACCAGATCCGCAACCTGCGTCAGCAGCGGGAGGGCTGA
- a CDS encoding ABC transporter substrate-binding protein translates to MAFAKSRQALAIAGVLGLALGATACGTGNDKKSDSAGKPECAPYEKYQGHDGKKVTIYSSIRDIEADRLAQSWKQFEDCTGIKIDHEGSGEFEAQLGVRVDGGNAPDLAFIPQPGLLKRFADSGKLKPAGADTKAMAEQNYSADWLKYSTVDGKFYGAPLGSNVKSFVWYSPKTFKEKGWTVPTTWDDMIKLSDQIAASGTKPWCAGIESGDATGWPATDWIEDVMLRTAGPEVYDQWTTHGIKFNDPQVAAAVDKAGTILKNDKYVNGGFGGVKSIATTSFQEAGTPILKNKCALHRQASFYANQWPKGTKVAEDGDVFAFYFPAIDPAKGKPVLGGGEFVAAFADRPEVQAVQTYLASGEYANSRAKIGDWVSANKKLDINNVPNPVDKLSVQILQDPKTVFRFDGSDLMPAAVGAGTFWKGMVAWINGKDTATVLNDIESSWK, encoded by the coding sequence ATGGCGTTTGCCAAGTCGCGCCAGGCGCTCGCGATCGCCGGCGTGCTGGGGCTGGCGCTCGGCGCCACCGCCTGTGGCACCGGCAACGACAAGAAGAGCGACAGCGCGGGCAAGCCGGAGTGCGCCCCTTACGAGAAGTACCAGGGCCACGACGGCAAGAAGGTCACGATCTACTCGTCCATCCGGGACATCGAGGCCGACCGCCTCGCGCAGTCCTGGAAGCAGTTCGAGGACTGCACCGGCATCAAGATCGACCACGAGGGTTCCGGCGAGTTCGAGGCGCAGCTCGGTGTCCGGGTCGACGGCGGCAACGCGCCCGACCTGGCCTTCATCCCGCAGCCGGGTCTGCTCAAGCGGTTCGCCGACTCGGGCAAGCTCAAGCCGGCCGGCGCCGACACCAAGGCGATGGCCGAGCAGAACTACTCCGCCGACTGGCTGAAGTACAGCACCGTCGACGGCAAGTTCTACGGTGCGCCGCTCGGCTCCAACGTGAAGTCCTTCGTGTGGTATTCGCCGAAGACCTTCAAGGAGAAGGGCTGGACCGTCCCGACCACCTGGGACGACATGATCAAGCTGAGCGACCAGATCGCGGCGAGCGGCACCAAGCCGTGGTGCGCCGGCATCGAGTCCGGTGACGCCACCGGCTGGCCGGCCACCGACTGGATCGAGGACGTGATGCTGCGGACCGCCGGTCCGGAGGTCTACGACCAGTGGACCACCCACGGCATCAAGTTCAACGACCCGCAGGTCGCCGCGGCCGTCGACAAGGCCGGCACCATCCTCAAGAACGACAAGTACGTCAACGGCGGCTTCGGCGGCGTGAAGAGCATCGCCACCACCTCCTTCCAGGAGGCCGGCACGCCGATCCTCAAGAACAAGTGCGCCCTGCACCGCCAGGCGTCCTTCTACGCCAACCAGTGGCCGAAGGGCACCAAGGTGGCCGAGGACGGCGACGTCTTCGCGTTCTACTTCCCGGCCATCGACCCGGCCAAGGGCAAGCCGGTGCTGGGCGGCGGCGAGTTCGTCGCGGCCTTCGCCGACCGTCCCGAGGTCCAGGCGGTGCAGACCTACCTGGCCTCCGGCGAGTACGCCAACAGCCGCGCCAAGATCGGCGACTGGGTGTCGGCGAACAAGAAGCTGGACATCAACAACGTCCCGAACCCGGTGGACAAGCTCTCCGTCCAGATCCTGCAGGACCCGAAGACCGTCTTCCGCTTCGACGGCTCGGACCTGATGCCGGCCGCGGTCGGCGCGGGCACCTTCTGGAAGGGCATGGTCGCCTGGATCAACGGCAAGGACACCGCCACGGTCCTGAACGACATCGAGAGCAGCTGGAAGTGA
- a CDS encoding nucleotidyltransferase: protein MAERGDETLVHTLKKVAAVLKQSEIPFALGGSFAVYAHGGHSSEHDVDFLLREQDVDRALEALVEAGFTAERPPEDWLVKVYDEGRMVDLIHRPIETPVTEETFADTIVRPVDAIHMPVLSASQLMVHKLLSFSQHYCDFARALPLARSLREQIDWERVRKETQHSPYAEAFLVLLDRLDVLPDGATARRETA, encoded by the coding sequence ATGGCCGAGCGCGGGGACGAGACCCTGGTGCACACGCTGAAGAAGGTCGCCGCCGTGCTCAAGCAGTCCGAGATCCCCTTCGCGCTCGGCGGCAGCTTCGCCGTGTACGCCCACGGCGGCCACTCCAGCGAGCACGACGTGGACTTCCTGCTCCGCGAGCAGGACGTCGACCGGGCCCTGGAGGCGCTGGTCGAGGCGGGCTTCACCGCCGAGCGCCCGCCCGAGGACTGGCTGGTCAAGGTCTACGACGAGGGACGCATGGTGGACCTGATCCACCGGCCGATCGAGACCCCGGTGACCGAGGAGACCTTCGCCGACACCATCGTCCGGCCGGTCGACGCGATCCACATGCCGGTGCTCTCGGCCAGCCAGCTCATGGTGCACAAGCTGCTGAGCTTCTCCCAGCACTACTGCGACTTCGCCCGGGCCCTGCCGCTGGCCCGTTCGCTGCGGGAACAGATCGACTGGGAACGGGTACGGAAGGAGACGCAGCACTCGCCGTACGCCGAGGCGTTCCTGGTGCTGCTCGACCGGCTGGACGTGCTGCCCGACGGCGCGACCGCACGAAGGGAGACCGCGTGA